A single region of the Peromyscus eremicus chromosome 16_21, PerEre_H2_v1, whole genome shotgun sequence genome encodes:
- the LOC131926238 gene encoding olfactory receptor 2H2, giving the protein MANHSSPAGFFLLGFSEHPRLEKILFVVVLCSYLLTLLGNTLILLLSTLDPRLHSPMYFFLSNLSFLDLCFTTTCVPQMLVNLWGPTKTISFLGCFVQLFIFLALGTTECILLAVMAFDRYVAVCQPLHYATIIHPRLCWQLAAVAWIVGLVESVVQTPSTLRLPFCPHHQVDDFVCEVPALIRLSCGDTTYNEIQMAVASVFILVVPLSLILVSYGAIARAVMRINSAKGRRKAFGTCSSHLIVVTLFYSSVIAVYLQPKNPYAQERGKFFGLFYAVGTPSLNPLIYTLRNKEVKRAFRRLLGKEVEPS; this is encoded by the coding sequence ATGGCCAACCACAGCTCCCCAGCGGGCTTCTTCCTGCTGGGCTTCTCTGAACACCCACGCCTGGAAAAGATTCTCTTTGTGGTTGTCTTGTGTTCCTACCTCCTCACACTCCTAGGAAACACACTCATCCTCCTGCTGTCCACACTGGACCCCAGGCTCCACTCTCCaatgtacttcttcctctctAACCTCTCCTTCTTGGACCTCTGCTTCACCACAACCTGTGTGCCCCAGATGCTGGTCAACCTCTGGGGACCCACAAAAACTATCAGCTTCCTGGGATGCTTTGTCCAACTCTTCATCTTCTTAGCCCTGGGGACCACCGAGTGCATTCTCCTAGCAGTGATGGCCTTTGACCGCTATGTGGCAGTCTGCCAGCCCCTGCACTATGCCACCATCATCCACCCCCGCCTgtgctggcagctggcagctgtGGCCTGGATCGTTGGCCTGGTGGAGTCAGTGGTTCAGACACCATCCACTCTTCGCCTGCCCTTCTGTCCCCACCATCAGGTTGATGACTTCGTGTGTGAAGTCCCTGCTTTGATTCGACTCTCCTGTGGGGATACCACCTATAACGAGATACAAATGGCTGTAGCCAGTGTCTTCATCTTGGTTGTTCCTCTGAGCCTCATCCTTGTCTCTTATGGTGCTATCGCCAGGGCAGTAATGAGGATAAACTCTGCAAAGGGACGAAGGAAAGCTTTTGGGACTTGCTCCTCCCACCTCATCGTGGTCACCCTCTTCTACAGCTCAGTCATTGCTGTCTATCTGCAGCCCAAAAATCCCTATGCCCAAGAGAGGGGCAAGTTCTTTGGTCTCTTCTATGCAGTGGGCACTCCTTCTCTTAACCCTCTCATATACACCTTGAGGAACAAGGAGGTAAAGAGGGCATTCAGGAGGCTGCTGGGGAAGGAAGTAGAGCCCAGCTGA
- the Gabbr1 gene encoding gamma-aminobutyric acid type B receptor subunit 1 — translation MLLLLLLVPLFLRPLGAGGAQTPNATSEGCQIIHPPWEGGIRYRGLTRDQVKAINFLPVDYEIEYVCRGEREVVGPKVRKCLANGSWTDMDTPSRCVRICSKSYLTLENGKVFLTGGDLPALDGARVDFRCDPDFHLVGSSRSICSQGQWSTPKPHCQVNRTPHSERRAVYIGALFPMSGGWPGGQACQPAVEMALEDVNSRRDILPDYELKLIHHDSKCDPGQATKYLYELLYNDPIKIILMPGCSSVSTLVAEAARMWNLIVLSYGSSSPALSNRQRFPTFFRTHPSATLHNPTRVKLFEKWGWKKIATIQQTTEVFTSTLDDLEERVKEAGIEITFRQSFFSDPAVPVKNLKRQDARIIVGLFYETEARKVFCEVYKERLFGKKYVWFLIGWYADNWFKIYDPSINCTVDEMTEAVEGHITTEIVMLNPANTRSISNMTSQEFVEKLTKRLKRHPEETGGFQEAPLAYDAIWALALALNKTSGGGGRSGVRLEDFNYNNQTITDQIYRAMNSSSFEGVSGHVVFDASGSRMAWTLIEQLQGGSYKKIGYYDSTKDDLSWSKTDKWIGGAPPADQTLVIKTFRFLSQKLFISVSVLSSLGIVLAVVCLSFNIYNSHVRYIQNSQPNLNNLTAVGCSLALAAVFPLGLDGYHIGEGQFPFVCQARLWLLGLGFSLGYGSMFTKIWWVHTVFTKKEEKKEWRKTLEPWKLYATVGLLVGMDVLTLAIWQIVDPLHRTIETFAKEEPKEDIDVSILPQLEHCSSKKMNTWLGIFYGYKGLLLLLGIFLAYETKSVSTEKINDHRAVGMAIYNVAVLCLITAPVTMILSSQQDAAFAFASLAIVFSSYITLVVLFVPKMRRLITRGEWQSEAQDTMKTGSSTNNNEEEKSRLLEKENRELEKIIAEKEERVSELRHQLQSRQQLRSRRHPPTPPDPSGGLPRGPSEPPDRLSCDGSRVHLLYK, via the exons GTTGCCAGATCATACACCCGCCCTGGGAAGGGGGCATCAGGTACCGCGGCCTGACGCGCGACCAGGTGAAGGCCATCAACTTCCTGCCGGTGGACTATGAGATTGAATATGTGTGCCGGGGGGAGCGCGAGGTGGTGGGGCCAAAGGTGCGCAAGTGCCTGGCCAACGGCTCCTGGACGGATATGGACACACCCAGCCGCTGTG TCCGAATCTGCTCCAAGTCTTATTTGACCCTGGAAAATGGGAAGGTTTTCCTGACGGGTGGGGACCTCCCAGCTCTGGATGGAGCCCGGGTGGATTTCCGATGTGACCCCGACTTCCATCTGGTGGGCAGCTCCCGGAGCATCTGTAGTCAGGGCCAGTGGAGCACCCCCAAGCCCCACTGCCAGG TGAATCGAACGCCACACTCAG AACGGCGTGCAGTGTACATCGGGGCGCTGTTTCCCATGAGCGGGGGCTGGCCGGGGGGCCAGGCCTGCCAGCCCGCGGTGGAGATGGCGCTGGAGGACGTTAACAGCCGCAGGGACATCTTGCCGGACTACGAGCTCAAGCTTATCCACCACGACAGCAAG tGTGACCCGGGGCAAGCCACCAAGTACTTGTACGAACTACTCTACAATGACCCTATCAAGATCATCCTCATGCCTGGCTGCAGTTCTGTCTCCACACTTGTAGCCGAGGCTGCCCGGATGTGGAACCTTATTGTG ctCTCATATGGCTCCAGCTCACCAGCCCTGTCAAACCGACAGCGTTTTCCAACGTTCTTCCGAACACATCCATCCGCCACACTCCACAATCCCACCCGGGTGAAACTCTTTGAAAAGTGGGGCTGGAAGAAGATTGCCACCATTCAGCAGACGACAGAGGTCTTCACCTCA ACGCTGGATGATCTAGAGGAGCGAGTGAAAGAGGCTGGAATTGAGATCACCTTCCGCCAGAGTTTCTTCTCAGATCCAGCTGTGCCTGTTAAAAACCTCAAG CGTCAAGATGCTCGAATCATCGTGGGACTTTTCTATGAGACCGAAGCCCGCAAAGTTTTTTGTGAG GTCTATAAGGAGCGGCTCTTCGGGAAGAAGTATGTCTGGTTCCTCATTGGGTGGTATGCTGACAATTGGTTCAAGATCTATGACCCATCAATCAATTGTACAGTGGATGAGATGACTGAGGCGGTGGAGGGCCATATCACCACTGAGATTGTCATGCTGAACCCTGCCAACACCCGAAGCATTTCCAACATG ACATCCCAGGAATTTGTGGAAAAACTAACCAAGAGGCTGAAAAGACACCCTGAGGAGACTGGAGGCTTCCAGGAGGCGCCGCTGGCCTATGATGCTATCTGGGCCTTGGCTTTGGCCTTGAACAAGACCTCTGGAGGAGGCGGCCGTTCGGGTGTGCGCTTGGAGGATTTCAACTACAACAACCAGACCATTACAGACCAAATCTACCGGGCCATGAACTCCTCGTCCTTTGAGGGTGTTTCT GGCCATGTGGTCTTTGATGCCAGTGGCTCCCGGATGGCGTGGACACTTATCGAGCAGCTACAGG GTGGCAGCTACAAGAAGATTGGCTACTATGACAGCACCAAGGATGACCTTTCCTGGTCCAAAACAGATAAGTGGATCG GAGGGGCTCCTCCAGCTGACCAGACCTTGGTCATCAAGACATTCCGTTTCCTGTCACAGAAACTCTTTATCTCCGTCTCAGTTCTCTCCAGCCTGGGCATTGTTCttgctgttgtctgtctgtcctttaaCATCTACAACTCCCACGTTcg TTATATCCAGAACTCCCAGCCCAACCTGAACAATCTGACTGCCGTGGGCTGCTCACTGGCACTAGCTGCTGTCTTCCCTCTTGGGCTGGATGGTTACCACATAGGGGAAGGCCAGTTCCCGTTCGTCTGCCAG GCCCGCCTTTGGCTCTTGGGCTTGGGCTTTAGTCTGGGCTATGGCTCTATGTTCACCAAGATCTGGTGGGTCCACACAGTCTTcacaaagaaggaggagaagaaggaatggaggaag ACCCTAGAGCCCTGGAAACTGTATGCCACGGTAGGCCTGCTGGTGGGCATGGATGTCCTGACTCTTGCCATCTGGCAGATTGTGGACCCCTTGCACCGTACCATCGAG aCTTTTGCCAAGGAGGAACCAAAGGAAGACATTGATGTCTCCATCCTGCCCCAGCTGGAGCACTGCAGCTCCAAGAAGATGAATACATGGCTTG GCATTTTCTATGGTTACAAggggctgctgctgctactgGGAATCTTTCTTGCCTATGAGACCAAAAGCGTTTCCACCGAAAAGATCAACGACCACAGGGCTGTGGGCATGGCTATCTACAACGTTGCG GTCCTGTGTCTCATCACTGCTCCTGTCACCATGATTCTTTCCAGCCAGCAGGACGCAGCCTTTGCCTTTGCCTCTCTGGCCATCGTGTTCTCTTCCTACATTACTCTGGTTGTGCTCTTTGTGCCCAAG ATGCGCAGGTTGATCACCCGAGGGGAATGGCAGTCTGAAGCACAGGACACCATGAAGACGGGGTCATCCACCAACAACAACGAGGAAGAGAAGTCCAGGTTGTTGGAGAAGGAGAACCGTGAATTGGAAAAGATCATTGCTGAG AAAGAGGAGCGTGTCTCTGAACTGCGCCATCAGCTCCAGTCTCGGCAGCAGCTCCGCTCACGGCGCCATCCCCCAACACCCCCGGACCCCTCTGGGGGCCTTCCCAGGGGACCCTCGGAGCCCCCTGACCGACTTAGCTGTGATGGGAGTCGAGTGCATTTGCTTTACAAGTGA